A single window of Verrucomicrobiota bacterium DNA harbors:
- a CDS encoding TRAP transporter large permease subunit, producing MVLKPRELLMNRSSGLRPLGRFSARLRSVRGSSLKAAVPAVFGSWAGCMARRSWPLLRSGENLLIVLALGAMTLLPLIEVPLRKIFHTGISGSSALVQHFVLIVGMLGGAMAAREGRLLSLSSLSALLKGRAKAAALVSANAVAAGISVLLALASWRFLLTEKASGKILAYGIPIWILQLALPLGFAAVALRLVWHASDAWRGRLLGALLASAIPVVFVWPPLALAGLFVAAVLGAPVFALLGGAALILFWSDGLPLATVPLKHYSLVTNVSLPTIPLFTLAGYFLAEGGASKRLVGVFQALAGHVRGGPAVATALVCAFFTSFTGASGVTILALGGLLMPVLLAARYSERTALGLLTGAGSLGLLFPPCLPLILYSIVASTVVSNLDVANADAAQVSMEKMFLGGIGPGILMVALTAWWGIRQGPSTNEEKRSFNWAEARRALWEAKWELLLPVVALGALFGGFATPVEAAAVTALYAFIVETFLYRDLKIIRDIPRVMAECGLLVGGVLLILGVAMGFTHYLIMADVPTRAVEWIQGAVQSEWLFLLLLNLALLGVGCLMDIFSAIVVVVPLIVPMGVAFGIDPVHLGIIFLANLKLGYLTPPVGMNLFLASYRFGKPIPEVTRAALPMLLVLLVGVLLITYVPPLTTALPHWLAGRAP from the coding sequence ATGGTTCTGAAACCAAGGGAGCTTCTCATGAACCGTTCCTCCGGACTGCGGCCTTTAGGCCGCTTCAGCGCCCGACTCCGGAGCGTGCGCGGAAGCAGCCTGAAGGCTGCGGTCCCTGCAGTTTTCGGTTCATGGGCTGGGTGCATGGCACGGCGGTCCTGGCCGTTGCTGCGTTCCGGCGAAAACCTTCTGATCGTGCTCGCGCTCGGCGCCATGACGCTCTTGCCGTTGATCGAGGTTCCTCTAAGAAAAATCTTCCATACGGGCATCTCCGGATCGAGCGCATTGGTCCAGCACTTCGTGCTGATAGTCGGCATGCTGGGCGGCGCGATGGCGGCGCGCGAAGGCCGGCTCCTCTCGCTGTCGTCGCTGTCAGCTTTGTTGAAGGGCAGAGCCAAAGCCGCAGCGCTCGTGAGCGCGAATGCGGTCGCGGCCGGAATCAGTGTCCTGCTCGCCCTGGCGAGTTGGCGCTTCCTGCTCACGGAAAAGGCCAGCGGCAAAATCCTCGCGTATGGGATTCCGATTTGGATTCTGCAATTGGCGCTGCCGCTCGGATTCGCCGCCGTGGCGCTGAGACTCGTCTGGCATGCGTCGGACGCGTGGCGCGGCCGGTTGCTCGGCGCATTGCTTGCGAGCGCTATCCCGGTTGTGTTTGTTTGGCCGCCGCTGGCTCTCGCAGGCCTCTTCGTCGCCGCGGTTCTGGGCGCGCCGGTGTTTGCCTTGTTGGGCGGCGCCGCACTGATCCTTTTTTGGAGCGATGGCTTGCCGCTGGCCACCGTTCCCTTGAAGCATTACTCGCTCGTGACCAATGTTTCCTTGCCGACAATTCCGCTGTTCACTTTGGCCGGATATTTTTTGGCCGAAGGCGGGGCTTCGAAACGGCTCGTGGGAGTGTTCCAGGCTTTGGCAGGGCATGTTCGGGGCGGACCGGCCGTGGCCACAGCTTTGGTCTGCGCGTTCTTCACTTCGTTCACCGGCGCGTCGGGCGTGACGATACTGGCGCTGGGCGGATTGCTCATGCCAGTGTTGCTGGCGGCGCGTTATTCCGAGCGAACCGCTCTCGGTTTGCTGACGGGCGCCGGATCGCTCGGACTTCTGTTCCCGCCTTGTTTGCCCCTGATTCTTTATTCCATCGTCGCCAGCACCGTGGTTTCCAATCTCGACGTGGCGAATGCCGACGCCGCGCAGGTCAGCATGGAGAAAATGTTTCTCGGCGGAATCGGGCCGGGAATCCTGATGGTTGCGCTGACCGCGTGGTGGGGCATCCGGCAAGGCCCCAGCACGAACGAGGAAAAGCGATCCTTCAACTGGGCCGAGGCCCGGCGCGCGCTTTGGGAAGCGAAATGGGAACTGCTGCTGCCGGTCGTGGCGCTGGGGGCCCTGTTCGGCGGGTTCGCGACGCCGGTCGAGGCCGCGGCGGTGACCGCCTTGTACGCATTCATCGTGGAGACGTTTCTTTATCGGGATCTCAAGATCATCCGCGACATCCCGCGCGTGATGGCCGAGTGCGGCCTGCTCGTGGGCGGGGTGCTCCTGATTCTGGGCGTGGCCATGGGGTTCACGCACTATTTGATCATGGCGGACGTGCCGACGCGCGCTGTGGAATGGATTCAAGGCGCAGTCCAATCCGAGTGGCTCTTCCTGCTCTTGCTCAATCTGGCGTTGCTCGGGGTCGGATGCTTGATGGATATCTTCTCGGCGATCGTCGTGGTCGTTCCGCTGATTGTGCCGATGGGCGTTGCTTTCGGCATCGATCCGGTCCACCTCGGGATTATTTTTCTCGCGAACCTGAAACTCGGATATCTGACGCCGCCGGTGGGGATGAATCTCTTTCTGGCGTCCTACCGCTTCGGGAAACCGATCCCCGAAGTGACGCGCGCGGCGCTCCCTATGCTCCTCGTACTGCTGGTGGGCGTCTTGTTGATCACGTATGTTCCCCCGCTCACAACGGCACTGCCTCATTGGTTGGCGGGAAGAGCACCATGA
- a CDS encoding phosphatase PAP2 family protein — protein sequence MRTTDYIIQLVISVFLIVGVYQFYFWCQRNHLTAPRELRLRIDEAIPYRPRWVWIYSCLYYPAILAINWIIESPRHFLYVAISYTVLLGFQMTFFTLFPVAVPVEWRTCNARRGRSERFLAFVQSFDARSNSFPSMHTSVATLTALHLLPELGPLVFLFPFLIALSCLFTKQHYVVDIPAGAALGWFTFQVFKVLY from the coding sequence ATGCGAACCACAGACTACATCATTCAACTGGTCATCAGCGTGTTTCTGATCGTGGGCGTTTACCAATTCTATTTCTGGTGCCAGCGCAATCACCTGACGGCGCCGCGTGAACTGCGCCTCCGGATCGACGAGGCCATCCCTTACCGTCCCCGCTGGGTCTGGATTTACAGTTGTCTGTATTACCCGGCGATTCTCGCCATCAATTGGATCATCGAATCGCCCCGGCACTTTCTTTACGTCGCGATCAGCTACACGGTGCTCCTGGGATTTCAGATGACGTTCTTCACTTTATTTCCAGTGGCCGTCCCGGTGGAGTGGCGGACGTGCAATGCGCGCCGCGGCCGGTCGGAGCGTTTCCTGGCTTTCGTGCAAAGTTTCGACGCACGCTCGAACAGCTTTCCGAGCATGCACACGTCCGTGGCGACATTGACGGCGCTGCATCTGTTGCCGGAACTGGGCCCGTTGGTCTTTCTCTTCCCGTTTCTGATCGCGTTGAGCTGCCTGTTTACCAAGCAGCACTATGTGGTGGATATCCCTGCGGGGGCGGCATTGGGTTGGTTCACCTTCCAGGTCTTTAAGGTTCTCTATTGA
- a CDS encoding MOSC domain-containing protein — translation MNPLTLTELEAGLDAIRGAPKDAGVLQLIVRRPQNGQREVLQAGRLELTDGLVGDNWKTRSHSRTPNPDTQLTVTNSRVIALLAQTQDRWPLAGDQLFIDLDLSKDNVPSGTRLAVGSAVIEVTPPPHTGCKKFMGHFGQEALNFVNSRTGKHLQLRGINAKVIQPGMIRVGDVAKKLAPEGCVTA, via the coding sequence ATGAACCCTTTGACCCTGACCGAGCTCGAAGCCGGACTCGACGCGATTCGAGGCGCGCCCAAGGACGCCGGCGTTTTGCAGTTGATTGTGCGCCGGCCGCAGAACGGCCAACGGGAGGTCCTGCAAGCAGGACGCCTGGAATTGACCGACGGTCTCGTCGGCGACAATTGGAAAACCCGCAGCCACTCCCGGACGCCGAATCCGGACACGCAGCTCACCGTTACGAATTCTCGCGTGATCGCGCTGCTGGCGCAGACTCAAGATCGTTGGCCGCTCGCGGGGGACCAACTGTTCATCGATCTGGATTTGAGCAAAGACAATGTGCCCTCTGGGACGCGATTGGCCGTCGGTTCGGCAGTGATCGAGGTCACTCCACCGCCCCACACGGGCTGCAAGAAATTCATGGGGCACTTTGGGCAGGAAGCCTTGAATTTCGTCAATTCACGGACTGGCAAGCACCTTCAACTGCGCGGCATCAATGCGAAGGTCATTCAGCCCGGCATGATTCGCGTCGGGGATGTCGCCAAGAAGCTTGCTCCGGAAGGATGCGTTACGGCCTAA
- a CDS encoding aminodeoxychorismate/anthranilate synthase component II, translated as MVLVIDNYDSFTYNLVQYLGEMKVDLQVHRNDQISLEKIRELEPERILVSPGPCSPRESGLSNDIIRTFGPRIPLFGVCLGHQCIGHVFGADVVINYRMMHGKTSPIKHNGQDLFRSMPNPFVATRYHSLVIKRDTIPDCLEITAESDEGEVMGVRHKEHPIWGVQFHPESILTEHGRTILKNFLSLS; from the coding sequence ATGGTTTTGGTCATCGATAACTACGACTCTTTCACTTACAACCTCGTGCAGTATCTCGGCGAGATGAAGGTGGACCTTCAGGTCCACCGCAACGACCAGATCAGCCTGGAGAAAATCCGCGAGCTTGAGCCAGAGCGGATTCTGGTGTCCCCAGGCCCTTGCTCGCCGCGCGAATCCGGTTTGTCGAACGACATCATCCGCACCTTCGGGCCACGCATTCCCCTCTTCGGCGTTTGTCTGGGTCATCAGTGCATCGGGCACGTCTTCGGGGCGGACGTCGTCATCAATTACCGGATGATGCACGGCAAAACTTCACCCATAAAACACAACGGACAAGACCTGTTCCGCTCCATGCCCAATCCGTTTGTGGCCACGCGCTACCATTCCTTGGTGATCAAGCGCGACACCATTCCGGATTGCCTCGAGATTACGGCCGAGTCCGACGAAGGGGAGGTCATGGGCGTCCGGCACAAAGAGCATCCGATTTGGGGCGTGCAGTTTCATCCGGAAAGCATTCTGACCGAGCACGGCCGGACCATCCTGAAGAACTTCCTGAGCCTGTCTTAG
- a CDS encoding acetyl-CoA carboxylase carboxyltransferase subunit beta: protein MATTTFTKKRLGLETPESPAPPPPPPGPPASFPKKPKIGQTKSRKRDIPEGLWTKCPKCSVMLYDKELDENLKVCQRCHHHFPIGARERIHSLVETCSFQEMDAEMTSLDVLEFTGVASYATKLQDYQKSTGLKDAVITGVGKINAHKVALGVMDFNFLGGSMGSVVGEKLTRMIETGTSKSLPVIIISTSGGARMYEGMFSLMQMAKTCGALAYHAKQKLPYISVLTHPTTAGVMASFASVGDLIIAEPGAMIGFAGPRVIKDTTQSELPPGFQTAEFLLEHGLIDAIVHRKEMKERLSYYLDYLTEGQRQMASLG, encoded by the coding sequence ATGGCTACCACCACGTTCACCAAGAAGCGTCTCGGGCTGGAAACTCCGGAATCTCCTGCCCCGCCGCCGCCGCCGCCGGGTCCGCCGGCCAGCTTTCCGAAGAAGCCAAAGATTGGTCAAACCAAGTCCCGAAAGCGCGATATCCCGGAGGGGTTGTGGACCAAGTGCCCCAAGTGCTCGGTCATGCTTTATGACAAGGAGTTGGACGAGAACCTGAAGGTTTGCCAGCGTTGCCACCATCATTTTCCGATCGGCGCACGCGAACGCATCCATTCCTTGGTTGAAACCTGTTCTTTCCAGGAGATGGACGCCGAGATGACCAGCCTTGATGTCCTTGAATTCACCGGCGTCGCTTCCTACGCCACCAAACTGCAGGATTACCAAAAGTCCACCGGCCTGAAAGATGCCGTGATCACCGGCGTCGGAAAAATCAACGCGCACAAAGTGGCGCTGGGTGTCATGGACTTCAATTTCCTGGGCGGTTCCATGGGGTCCGTCGTGGGAGAAAAGCTCACACGGATGATTGAAACGGGGACCTCCAAGAGCCTTCCGGTCATCATTATTTCCACGAGCGGCGGAGCGCGCATGTATGAAGGCATGTTCAGCTTGATGCAAATGGCGAAAACGTGCGGCGCCCTGGCTTACCACGCCAAACAAAAGCTCCCTTACATCAGCGTGCTGACCCACCCAACCACCGCGGGCGTCATGGCCAGTTTCGCCAGCGTCGGCGACCTGATTATCGCCGAACCTGGCGCGATGATCGGTTTTGCCGGGCCACGCGTGATCAAGGACACGACGCAATCGGAATTGCCGCCCGGATTTCAAACCGCGGAATTCCTTCTGGAACACGGGTTGATCGATGCGATCGTGCATCGCAAGGAGATGAAGGAACGCCTTTCCTATTACCTGGACTACCTCACCGAAGGTCAGCGTCAGATGGCTTCGTTAGGTTGA
- a CDS encoding ComF family protein, whose amino-acid sequence MEGRARIVTTVRFAGLVKSWLDAGLGFFYPNVCQICRSQQATAGEGYVCAGCRQGVRPIQAPFCERCGLPFEGEITTRFECGNCREMELHFSSARAVVSANGVALDVIHRYKYHRALWFEPFLADLLIAQAAPRLPRTDWHLIVPVPLHPLKQREREFNQAERLARRLSAATRIPVQSLLRRVQLTRTQTLLTRPERAANVRRAFAPTRRCRLHGERVVVVDDVLTTGATTSACAEVLRKHGAAEVCVWTVARGV is encoded by the coding sequence ATGGAGGGGAGAGCACGAATTGTGACAACCGTTCGCTTCGCAGGCCTGGTGAAAAGCTGGCTTGATGCCGGCCTGGGCTTTTTCTATCCTAATGTGTGTCAGATTTGTCGTTCCCAACAGGCGACAGCCGGGGAAGGTTACGTCTGTGCCGGATGCCGGCAAGGCGTGCGGCCGATCCAGGCGCCGTTCTGCGAACGTTGTGGGTTGCCGTTTGAAGGCGAAATCACCACACGCTTCGAGTGTGGCAACTGCCGTGAAATGGAACTGCATTTCTCGTCGGCGCGAGCCGTCGTGTCCGCCAACGGCGTGGCACTGGACGTTATCCACCGCTACAAATACCACCGGGCTCTGTGGTTCGAACCCTTCTTGGCCGATTTGCTCATTGCTCAGGCTGCCCCGCGGCTGCCGCGCACGGATTGGCACCTCATTGTGCCTGTCCCTCTTCATCCCTTGAAACAACGCGAACGCGAATTCAATCAGGCCGAACGGCTGGCCCGGCGACTGAGCGCCGCCACCCGAATCCCGGTTCAATCCTTGCTCCGGCGGGTTCAACTCACCCGGACGCAAACCCTTTTAACCCGTCCCGAACGCGCCGCCAACGTGCGCCGCGCCTTCGCGCCGACCCGGCGATGCCGTCTGCACGGCGAGCGCGTCGTGGTCGTGGACGACGTCCTGACGACCGGGGCAACGACCAGCGCCTGTGCCGAGGTTCTGCGCAAACATGGCGCCGCCGAGGTGTGCGTCTGGACCGTTGCCCGTGGCGTCTAA
- a CDS encoding CPBP family intramembrane metalloprotease yields the protein MRQVRMVALYLLIIFLGSALAAPWLYKLLQALAKAVPALSGLAETPFPRVMNRTLMVLGALALWPLARGLGVGSWREIGLSKSATACRDMTVGFLFGLGSLACVAAAALVYGARGWVAERTAMEILRHLANAASAAIAVSLIEEIFFRGLFFGGLRKSMHWPLALGLSSLIYAGVHFLQRTQFAGVVEWTSGFVVLGSMLRGFGDVGMVFPGFLNLAVAGALLALAYQWTGALYFSIGLHAGWVFWLKSYGFFSKEGTSGHLWFWGTGKLIDGFLALVVLSVMLCLLLRIRPVPKPD from the coding sequence ATGCGTCAGGTGAGAATGGTCGCTCTCTACCTTCTGATCATTTTTCTGGGAAGCGCTCTGGCCGCGCCGTGGCTTTATAAGCTGCTTCAGGCGTTGGCGAAGGCCGTTCCGGCGTTGAGCGGCCTGGCTGAAACACCTTTTCCCAGAGTCATGAATCGAACGCTCATGGTTTTGGGCGCCCTCGCGCTTTGGCCCCTGGCGCGGGGATTGGGGGTCGGTTCGTGGCGAGAGATCGGATTGAGCAAAAGTGCCACTGCCTGCCGAGACATGACCGTGGGATTCCTGTTCGGGTTGGGATCCCTGGCTTGTGTCGCGGCCGCGGCGCTGGTTTATGGGGCGCGCGGTTGGGTGGCCGAACGCACGGCGATGGAAATCCTGCGGCATCTGGCGAACGCGGCCTCAGCGGCCATCGCTGTGTCGCTGATCGAGGAAATCTTTTTTCGCGGCCTGTTTTTCGGCGGGTTGAGGAAATCGATGCACTGGCCGCTGGCGCTCGGCCTGAGCAGCTTGATTTACGCCGGGGTGCATTTTCTCCAGCGCACGCAATTCGCAGGAGTGGTGGAGTGGACCTCCGGATTCGTGGTGCTGGGGTCGATGTTGCGGGGTTTCGGGGACGTCGGGATGGTATTTCCTGGCTTTCTAAATCTCGCGGTGGCGGGAGCGCTCCTGGCTCTGGCTTATCAATGGACCGGCGCGCTCTACTTTTCCATCGGACTCCATGCCGGGTGGGTCTTCTGGCTGAAGTCCTATGGTTTCTTCTCGAAGGAGGGAACCTCCGGCCATCTCTGGTTCTGGGGCACGGGCAAATTGATCGACGGTTTTCTGGCTCTCGTAGTCTTGTCGGTCATGCTATGCTTGCTGCTGAGAATCAGACCGGTGCCTAAACCGGACTGA
- a CDS encoding LamG domain-containing protein, whose translation MHTTLMSSIVDLSKSTATPWLLLFIMLANSNLAQDTKLDETALRRAVTFYASFDDSPKGDFGGGSLNLRTRFNHETEPGKFVFTDGFDASVFRVARGKGISGGALECLDVLPRNGRIFFPAQGNIAYRKGGWAGSVSFWINTDPNTMLKTTFCDPIQITQKGAGNGGIWVDFNNAKPRDLRHGAFPAVLEGMKSIPETDPNAPIHWVKSIGFKAGDWHHVALAWKNFDTGQKDGHSALYIDGKRIGEIRGHDLRMDWDLEKTGIYVAVSFIGLLDELAVFNRELTAAEVAHLHQRPGALAGLK comes from the coding sequence ATGCACACGACGCTCATGTCCTCAATTGTTGACCTCTCCAAATCGACGGCCACGCCGTGGCTGTTGCTCTTCATCATGCTCGCCAACTCAAACCTTGCCCAGGACACCAAACTCGATGAAACCGCCCTGCGCCGGGCCGTCACTTTCTACGCGTCATTCGACGATTCGCCCAAAGGGGATTTTGGCGGCGGCAGCCTGAATCTGCGGACCCGCTTCAACCACGAGACCGAGCCAGGGAAGTTCGTCTTCACGGATGGATTTGACGCCAGCGTTTTTCGGGTCGCACGCGGCAAAGGCATTTCCGGCGGAGCCCTGGAATGCCTTGATGTGTTACCGCGCAATGGCCGCATCTTCTTCCCCGCCCAGGGCAATATCGCCTACCGCAAAGGCGGATGGGCGGGCTCGGTTTCGTTCTGGATCAACACCGATCCGAACACGATGCTCAAGACCACCTTTTGTGATCCCATTCAAATCACCCAGAAAGGCGCGGGCAACGGCGGCATCTGGGTCGATTTCAACAACGCCAAACCGCGCGACCTTCGCCATGGCGCCTTTCCCGCCGTGCTGGAAGGCATGAAATCGATTCCGGAAACCGATCCCAACGCGCCGATCCATTGGGTGAAGAGCATCGGGTTCAAGGCCGGCGATTGGCATCACGTCGCGCTGGCGTGGAAGAATTTCGACACAGGGCAAAAAGACGGGCACTCGGCCCTTTACATCGATGGCAAACGCATCGGAGAAATTCGGGGCCACGATCTGCGCATGGACTGGGATTTGGAGAAGACCGGGATTTACGTCGCGGTCAGTTTTATCGGGCTGCTGGACGAGTTGGCTGTCTTCAACCGCGAATTGACCGCGGCCGAAGTCGCCCACCTTCACCAGCGTCCGGGAGCGCTGGCTGGTTTGAAATGA
- the xylB gene encoding xylulokinase, producing the protein MRTLLIGIDSGTQSTKVLVVDAKNGKVLSSASQAYDLIPNLPPGAKEQHPHTWRDAAAKAIKQALKAAKAGGSEVKAIGVSGQQHGFVPLDKTGAVIRPAKLWCDTSTAAECDEIMARLGGLKATIRTMGNAVLPGFTAPKILWLKKHEPKNFIRLATVLLPHDYLNFWLTGEKVMEYGDASGTALLDVKTRRWSDKVLRAIDSGLAGKLPPLISSDRPAGRLQPSTAKTLRLNTDVLVSAGGGDNMMGAIGTGNTRQGVITASFGTSGTIYACSEKPVIDPQGEIAAFCDSTNRWLPLLCTMNVTVATEMVRRDFQMSHAQFEAAVAKAPPGADGLLLLPYLEGERTPNVPDGTGVFFGVTTKTFTASHYARAAMEGVTLGMNYGMRRLAELGVKPKQIRATGGGANSKVWRQIMADIFNAEVVTLKVGEGAAYGAALQALWCWRREQGEKASIADITDQFVQLNRAETAHPRQDNVRRYQELQALQDETSRALRGAFVKHRKFVLR; encoded by the coding sequence ATGCGTACACTCCTCATCGGCATCGACAGCGGCACACAATCCACCAAGGTCCTGGTCGTGGACGCGAAGAACGGGAAAGTCCTTTCCAGCGCGTCCCAGGCTTACGATTTGATCCCGAACCTTCCGCCAGGCGCGAAAGAACAGCATCCGCACACGTGGCGCGACGCCGCCGCCAAAGCCATCAAACAAGCTTTGAAAGCCGCGAAGGCCGGCGGCTCCGAGGTCAAAGCCATCGGCGTCAGCGGCCAGCAGCATGGGTTCGTCCCGCTCGACAAAACCGGTGCCGTCATTCGCCCGGCCAAACTCTGGTGCGATACTTCGACCGCGGCCGAGTGCGACGAAATCATGGCTCGGCTCGGTGGGCTCAAAGCCACCATCCGGACGATGGGCAACGCCGTGCTCCCCGGCTTCACCGCGCCGAAGATTCTCTGGTTGAAAAAGCACGAACCGAAAAACTTCATCCGCCTGGCCACCGTGCTGTTGCCGCACGATTACCTGAATTTCTGGCTGACCGGCGAGAAGGTCATGGAATACGGCGACGCCAGCGGCACCGCGCTGCTCGACGTCAAAACTCGCCGCTGGTCGGACAAAGTCCTCCGCGCCATCGATTCCGGTTTGGCGGGCAAATTGCCACCGTTGATCTCTAGCGATCGGCCTGCGGGACGTTTGCAGCCGTCCACTGCGAAAACGCTGAGATTGAACACCGACGTTTTGGTCAGCGCGGGCGGCGGCGACAACATGATGGGCGCCATCGGCACCGGCAACACGCGGCAAGGCGTGATCACGGCGAGCTTCGGCACGAGCGGCACGATTTACGCCTGCTCGGAAAAGCCGGTGATCGATCCGCAGGGCGAGATTGCCGCGTTCTGCGATTCGACCAATCGCTGGCTTCCGCTCCTTTGCACGATGAATGTCACCGTCGCGACGGAAATGGTGCGGCGCGATTTTCAGATGAGCCACGCGCAGTTCGAGGCCGCCGTCGCCAAAGCGCCGCCGGGCGCGGACGGATTGCTCTTGCTGCCGTACCTCGAAGGCGAACGCACGCCGAACGTGCCGGATGGCACGGGCGTCTTCTTTGGCGTCACAACGAAGACCTTCACCGCGTCCCACTACGCCCGCGCTGCGATGGAAGGGGTGACCCTGGGGATGAACTACGGCATGCGCCGCTTGGCTGAACTGGGCGTGAAACCGAAGCAAATCCGAGCCACCGGCGGCGGCGCCAATTCCAAAGTCTGGCGTCAGATCATGGCCGACATTTTCAACGCGGAAGTCGTGACGCTGAAAGTCGGCGAAGGCGCGGCCTATGGCGCGGCGTTGCAAGCGCTCTGGTGCTGGCGCCGCGAGCAGGGTGAGAAAGCCTCGATCGCGGACATCACGGATCAATTCGTGCAGTTGAACCGCGCCGAAACCGCGCATCCACGCCAGGACAACGTGCGCCGTTATCAGGAACTGCAAGCCTTGCAGGATGAAACGTCGCGCGCGCTGCGCGGGGCTTTCGTCAAACACCGGAAATTCGTCCTGCGATAG